From a single Streptomyces sp. 1331.2 genomic region:
- a CDS encoding peroxiredoxin — protein MLTIGDKFPEFDLKACVDLEAASAFADINHKSYEGKWKIVFFWPMDFTFVCPTEIAAFGKLNDEFADRDAQILGVSGDSEFVHHAWRKDHKDLRDLPFPMLADVKHDLMRACGVEAEDGTAQRAVFIVDPNNEIQFVMVTAGSVGRNPKEVLRVLDALQTDELCPCNWTKGEDTLDAQALLAG, from the coding sequence GTGCTCACGATCGGTGACAAGTTCCCCGAGTTCGACCTCAAGGCCTGTGTCGACCTGGAGGCGGCGAGCGCCTTCGCTGACATCAACCACAAGTCCTACGAGGGCAAGTGGAAGATCGTCTTCTTCTGGCCGATGGACTTCACCTTCGTCTGCCCGACCGAGATCGCCGCGTTCGGCAAGCTGAACGACGAGTTCGCCGACCGCGACGCCCAGATCCTCGGCGTCTCCGGCGACTCCGAGTTCGTGCACCACGCCTGGCGCAAGGACCACAAGGACCTGCGCGACCTGCCCTTCCCGATGCTGGCCGACGTCAAGCACGACCTGATGCGCGCCTGCGGCGTCGAGGCCGAGGACGGCACCGCCCAGCGCGCCGTCTTCATCGTCGACCCGAACAACGAGATCCAGTTCGTCATGGTCACCGCCGGCTCCGTCGGCCGTAACCCCAAGGAGGTCCTGCGGGTGCTGGACGCCCTGCAGACCGACGAGCTGTGCCCGTGCAACTGGACCAAGGGCGAGGACACCCTCGACGCCCAGGCCCTGCTGGCGGGCTGA